One window of the Pseudomonadota bacterium genome contains the following:
- a CDS encoding MipA/OmpV family protein, which translates to MTQSGWAQQPSAQAAPASNASDFIAVGAAQILEYEGADASRIVPFVAGRLPLFGRQLEIDGLQLRYDLLDSPVWRAGPGISATIPRGDTADSNAVALLPSIGVGLELGAYAGFRIPFSAAKEGALSGYLFARRDMASAHDGWLVTADMARAIDRLARKPRC; encoded by the coding sequence ATGACCCAGAGCGGATGGGCTCAACAACCATCAGCGCAGGCAGCACCTGCCTCCAACGCGAGCGACTTCATCGCCGTGGGCGCCGCACAGATCCTGGAGTACGAAGGTGCTGATGCCAGTCGCATCGTTCCCTTCGTTGCCGGTCGCCTGCCGCTGTTCGGTCGCCAACTGGAGATTGACGGGCTGCAGCTGCGCTACGACCTACTCGACTCCCCCGTGTGGCGAGCCGGACCGGGGATCAGCGCGACCATTCCCCGAGGCGATACTGCCGATTCGAACGCCGTCGCACTGCTGCCCTCGATTGGGGTTGGCTTAGAACTGGGCGCCTACGCCGGGTTCAGAATTCCCTTCAGCGCGGCCAAGGAGGGCGCCCTCTCCGGCTACCTATTCGCCCGGCGCGATATGGCCAGCGCCCATGACGGTTGGTTGGTCACGGCCGACATGGCACGCGCAATCGATCGGCTTGCAAGGAAGCCGAGGTGCTAA
- a CDS encoding DUF5694 domain-containing protein — MQRTPNSLTVMLTLIASVAIMPTAFAENAEAPAQVMLIGVWHFANPGLDMVKTDVIDVATDENQAYLEGLTDRLAEFAPTAVLLEFDPADQQKMQARYNDYRAGNVELGINEIYQLGFRIAHKSDLNEIHSFDERTVQWLAEPMMARMESLPARKAEFEGLIETIGKDIAEQHRTMTMAQLLRVHNSQEEDRRNKDLYLRFNDVGVGEDFSGADATASWWHRNFRMYAHIQHHATPGERVLVIAGQGHTAILRDLLDLDSLREAVAFDPYID; from the coding sequence ATGCAGCGCACACCTAACTCTCTGACCGTCATGCTGACCCTCATCGCCAGCGTCGCGATCATGCCCACCGCCTTCGCCGAGAACGCCGAAGCGCCCGCCCAAGTCATGCTCATCGGCGTCTGGCACTTCGCCAACCCTGGCTTGGACATGGTGAAGACCGACGTCATCGACGTGGCCACCGACGAGAACCAGGCCTACCTCGAGGGACTCACGGACCGTCTCGCCGAATTCGCTCCCACCGCCGTGCTGCTCGAATTCGACCCCGCTGACCAACAGAAGATGCAGGCGCGCTACAACGACTACCGTGCGGGCAACGTCGAGCTAGGGATCAACGAGATCTATCAGCTCGGCTTCCGCATCGCGCATAAATCCGATCTCAACGAGATCCACAGCTTCGACGAGCGCACGGTGCAGTGGCTGGCCGAGCCCATGATGGCGCGCATGGAAAGCCTGCCGGCCCGCAAAGCGGAGTTCGAAGGCCTCATCGAGACGATAGGTAAGGATATCGCCGAACAACATCGGACGATGACCATGGCGCAGCTACTGCGTGTGCACAACTCACAGGAGGAAGATCGCCGCAACAAGGATCTATACCTGCGATTCAACGACGTCGGCGTGGGCGAGGATTTCTCCGGTGCCGACGCCACTGCGAGCTGGTGGCATCGCAACTTCCGCATGTACGCGCACATCCAGCACCACGCCACTCCCGGCGAACGCGTGCTGGTGATCGCCGGCCAGGGCCATACGGCCATCCTGCGCGACTTGCTAGATCTCGACTCCCTACGCGAGGCGGT